From Lolium perenne isolate Kyuss_39 chromosome 5, Kyuss_2.0, whole genome shotgun sequence, a single genomic window includes:
- the LOC127299706 gene encoding uncharacterized protein, producing MTHKNESMVIDHRRGSTRDQRATNRNIKRCHASPSTIATGITTCRRRRKTYSDLWEPRMNRYIKQWFADAAADEEEFGYYEPPDEVADEEDQIVSDTPYVEEPFGENSTEKNWTIVSLALLDGDNNMLFACSGITLPRGPGGACITRFVTSARLVKVFNLKRNKDDNLKIAVRLPSNRTINGVLGLYDDYIAIVSSFDLVPEVRPVNFHCGVQSESITASGRAFNSGQLMSLGLPKQKSYPSFGHDHRVVLFPSFKEAALGASLTNSNGDFLGMVHKCYPLETVTLPAACLHRSLMHFGVLEKEDEDIYDAGSSSGGTRSSRWKYSLPEGVRSVVPSGFLRNINFLKSMGYPMPPPLMLELNGRLRNTLEDDFGEVSAWQLGKGTILISCVALRRSSGINSREKFIQIYPGVPSQFFHSKGNRCILHAQACL from the exons ATGACACATAAAAATGAGAGCATGGTGATTGATCACAGAAGAGGCTCGACAAGGGATCAAAGAGCTACTAACAGAAATATCAAACGCTGCCATGCGTCACCATCGACGATTGCAACTGGGATTACAACTTGTCGCAGAAGGCGGAAGACTTATAGCGATTTGTGGGAACCTAGAATGAATAGAT ATATAAAGCAATGGTTTGCGGACGCTGCTGCTGACGAGGAAGAATTTGGATACTATGAGCCTCctgatgaagttgctgatgagGAAGATCAAATTGTTTCAGACACTCCTTACGTGGAGGAACCATTTGGTGAAAATTCTACTGAAAAAAATTGGACCATTGTCTCGCTTGCTTTACTTGATG GAGATAATAATATGTTATTTGCATGCTCGGGCATAACTCTACCACGCGGGCCTGGAGGAGCATGCATAACAAGATTTGTTACATCAGCACGTTTGGTTAAAGTGTTCAATCTCAAGAGAAACAAAGATGATAATTTGAAG ATTGCAGTGCGCCTTCCAAGTAATAGAACTATCAATGGGGTTTTGGGACTATATGACGACTATATTGCCATTGTCTCGTCCTTCGACTTAGTCCCGGAAGTTCGTCCAGTTAACTTTCATTGCGGGGTTCAGTCTGAGTCCATAACTGCTTCTGGGCGTGCCTTCAATTCAGGCCAGTTGATGTCCTTAGGTCTGCCAAAGCAGAAATCATATCCTAGTTTTGGTCATGATCACCGCGTGGTCCTTTTTCCCTCATTTAAAGAG GCTGCACTTGGAGCGTCACTTACTAATTCCAATGGTGACTTTCTTGGGATGGTTCATAAATGCTACCCGCTTGAGACAGTCACTCTACCAGCGGCATGTCTTCATCGATCCTTAATGCATTTTGGGGTACTCGA GAAAGAAGACGAAGACATATATGATGCAG GCAGCTCAAGTGGAGGAACCAGAAGTAGCAGATGGAAATATTCCTTGCCTGAAGGCGTACGGAGCGTAGTCCCTTCAG GATTTTTGAGAAATATTAACTTTCTAAAATCCATGGGCTATCCCATGCCACCACCACTCATGCTTGAAT TGAATGGGAGATTGCGTAATACACTTGAAGATGATTTTGGTGAAGTATCTGCTTGGCAACTTGGCAAGGGTACGATTCTAATCTCATGTGTCGCTCTGCGGAGGAGTTCTGGCATAAACTCCCGGGAAAAGTTCATACAAATATATCCCGGAGTGCCGTCTCAGTTTTTTCATTCAAAG GGGAACAGATGTATTTTGCATGCACAGGCTTGCTTATAA
- the LOC127299707 gene encoding large ribosomal subunit protein uL3 — MSHRKFEHPRHGSLGFLPRKRCSRHRGKVKAFPKDDQQKPCHLTAFLGYKAGMTHIVREVEKPGSKLHKKETCEAVTIVETPPIVIVGLVAYVKTPRGLRTLNTVWAQHLSEDVRRRFYKNWCKSKKKAFTKYALKYDSDAGKKEIQLQLEKMKKYATNIRVIAHTQIRKMKGLKQKKAHLMEIQVNGGTIADKVDYGYKFFEKEVPVDAVFQKDEMIDIIGVTKGKGYEGVVTRWGVTRLPRKTHRGLRKVACIGAWHPARVSYTVARAGQNGYHHRTEMNKKVYKIGKVGQETHDASTEFDRTEKDITPMGGFPHYGVVKGDYLMIKGCCVGPKKRVVTLRQSLLKQTSRLALEEIKLKFVDTSSKFGHGRFQTTDEKQKFYGKLKA; from the exons ATGTCGCACCGTAAGTTCGAGCACCCGAGGCACGGTTCCCTCGGCTTCCTCCCCAGGAAGCGCTGCTCCCGCCACCGTGGAAAGG TGAAGGCCTTCCCTAAGGATGACCAGCAGAAGCCTTGCCACCTCACTGCCTTCCTTGGCTACAAGGCTGGAATGACCCACATTGTGCGTGAGGTCGAGAAGCCTGGATCAA AGCTCCACAAGAAGGAAACCTGTGAGGCTGTTACCATCGTTGAGACCCCTCCTATTGTCATTGTCGGCCTTGTGGCATATGTGAAGACCCCTCGTGGCCTGCGCACACTCAACACTGTCTGGGCTCAGCACCTCAGCGAGGATGTGAGGAGAAGGTTCTACAAGAACTGGTGCAAGAGCAAGAAGAAGGCTTTCACAAAGTACGCCCTCAAGTATGACAGTGATGCAGGCAAGAAGGAGATCCAGTTGCAACTTGAGAAAATGAAGAAGTATGCCACCAACATCCGTGTCATTGCCCATACTCAG ATTAGGAAGATGAAGGGCTTGAAGCAGAAGAAGGCTCACCTCATGGAGATCCAGGTTAACGGTGGCACCATCGCAGACAAGGTTGACTATGGCTACAAGTTCTTTGAGAAGGAAGTCCCAGTTGATGCTGTCTTCCAGAAGGATGAGATGATTGACATCATTGGTGTCACCAAGGGTAAGGGTTACGAGGGTGTCGTCACCCGTTGGGGTGTCACCCGTCTGCCCCGCAAGACCCACAGGGGTCTCCGCAAGGTTGCCTGTATTGGTGCCTGGCATCCTGCTAGGGTGTCCTACACCGTGGCCCGTGCTGGTCAGAATGGATACCACCACCGCACAGAGATGAACAAGAAGGTTTACAAGATCGGCAAGGTTGGGCAGGAAACTCATGATGCCTCGACTGAGTTTGACAG GACTGAGAAAGACATCACCCCGATGGGTGGGTTCCCTCACTACGGTGTGGTGAAGGGTGACTACCTCATGATCAAGGGCTGCTGTGTGGGCCCCAAGAAGAGAGTGGTTACCCTCCGCCAGTCCCTCCTGAAGCAGACTTCTCGCTTGGCTCTTGAGGAGATCAAGCTCAAGTTTGTTGACACCTCATCCAAGTTTGGGCATGGTCGCTTCCAGACCACCGACGAGAAGCAGAAGTTCTACGGCAAGCTCAAGGCTTAG